One genomic segment of Pseudorasbora parva isolate DD20220531a chromosome 6, ASM2467924v1, whole genome shotgun sequence includes these proteins:
- the rprm3 gene encoding reprimo, TP53 dependent G2 arrest mediator homolog 3, translated as MNVSHGILNRTISTAKHTLESLRGCCNFSVTTNDGFGSPVQDERDQFIMRLVQIAVLCVLSLTVIFGIFFLGCNLLIKSESMINLLVEDRRPSNDAEIIMIAA; from the coding sequence ATGAATGTTTCACACGGAATACTGAACCGGACAATCTCTACAGCGAAGCATACGTTGGAAAGCCTCCGAGGATGCTGCAACTTCTCGGTGACAACCAACGACGGATTCGGCTCACCGGTTCAGGACGAGCGCGACCAGTTCATCATGCGTTTGGTGCAGATAGCGGTTCTCTGTGTGTTGTCACTGACTGTCATTTTCGGCATCTTTTTCCTAGGGTGCAATCTACTCATCAAGTCCGAGAGTATGATAAACCTGCTGGTGGAGGACAGAAGACCTTCCAACGACGCGGAAATTATTATGATTGCTGCATGA